In the genome of [Chlorobium] sp. 445, one region contains:
- a CDS encoding SAM-dependent methyltransferase has product FPKQQTADLHTLCAMLNDVDWRELGFMCDGRFLFSQRALEQCLLPEAFRRRR; this is encoded by the coding sequence TTTCCGAAACAGCAAACCGCTGATTTGCACACGCTTTGCGCAATGCTCAACGATGTGGATTGGCGCGAGCTTGGCTTTATGTGCGACGGACGATTTTTATTTTCACAACGCGCCTTAGAGCAGTGCCTTTTACCTGAAGCCTTCCGCCGAAGAAGATGA